The stretch of DNA AGACGCCTGTGGCTCTGGATCCTGACTTTCGTCAGGATGACGGGGTGGGGGAATGATATGGCTAGGCAACCCGCGGTCTATATCATGGCGAGCTGGCGTAACGGAACGCTGTACATCGGCGTCACGTCCGATCTGATGGCACGGATCGTTCAGCACCGCGAGGGCATGTTCGACGGCTTTACAAAGCGATACGCGGTGAACCGGCTGGTTTGGTTTGCGATGGCAGACACAATGGACGCGGCGATCACGCGCGAGAAACAGCTGAAGGTCTGGAAACGGTCCTGGAAGATCACGCTGATCGAGACGGAGAACCCGACATGGCGCGATCTAGCCGAAGACTGGGGCTTCGATCCAATGCCCACCCCTACCCCGTCATCCTGACGAAAGTCAGGATCCAGAGCCAAGAACGTTGCCCTCGGTGGCTCTGGATCCTGGATCAAGTCCAGGATGACGGAGGGAAAGCGCCGCAACCCGATCACCCCATCGTCGGGATGACAAACGCATCGTTGTTCCGCGCCGGACCGCCATCCTCCGCCATCGCCGGCAGCGCCGACCCATCGGGCCAGCGCTGCGTGATCGTCTTGACCTTGGTCCAGAACTTCACGCCCTCCATGCCGTGCTGGTTGGTGTCCCCGAACGCCGAGCGCTTCCACCCGCCGAAGGTGTGATACGCCACCGGCACCGGGATCGGCACGTTGATGCCCACCATCCCGACATTCACCCGCGCCGCGAACTCGCGCGCGGCGTGGCCGTTGCGCGTGAAGATCGCGACGCCGTTGCCATATTGATGCTCGCTCGGCAGCCGCACCGCCTCCTCGAAGTCCGCCGCGCGGACGATCTGGAGCACCGGCCCGAAGATCTCCTCCTTGTACGCCGACATCTCCGTGGTGACGTGGTCGAACAGCGACGGCCCGATGAAGAAGCCCTTCTCATGCCCCTGCAACGCAAACCCGCGCCCGTCGACGACGAGCTCCGCGCCCTCGTCGACACCGGTCTGAATCCAGTTCTCGATCCGGGTGTGATGCGCCGCGTTCACCACGGGACCGTAATGCGCGTCATTGTCGGTCGACACGCCAACGCGCAGTGCAGCGATCGCCGGGATCAGCTTCTCGCGTAGCGCGATCGCGGTCTTCTCTCCGACCGGCACCACCACCGGCAGCGCCATGCAGCGCTCGCCCGCCGAGCCGAACGCCGCGCCCGACAGATCGGCGACGACCTGGTCGAGGTCCGCGTCGGGCATGACGATGCCGTGGTTCTTGGCGCCGCCCATCGCCTGGACGCGCTTGCCCGCCTCGACGCCGCGCCGGTACACGTAATGCGCGATGTCGGACGACCCGACGAAGCTGACCGCCGCAATCGCCGGATGATCAAGGATCGCGTCGACCATCTCCTTGTCGCCGTGGACGACCTGGAAGATCCCCTCGGGCAGCCCCGCCTCGACGAACAATTCACCCAGCCGCACCGGCACCGACGGATCACGCTCGCTCGGCTTCAGAATGAACGCGTTCCCAGTCGCGATCGCCACGCCCGACATCCACAGCGGGATCATCGCCGGGAAGTTGAACGGCGTGATCCCCGCACCGATGCCGAGCGGCTGGCGCATCGAATACACATCGATCCCCGGCCCCGCGCCCTGCGTATATTCGCCCTTGAGGATGTGCGGGATGCCGCAGCAGAACTCGATCACCTCGAGCCCACGCTGGATATCGCCCTTCGAATCCGCGATCACCTTGCCGTGCTCGGACGAGAGCATCCGCGCCAGCTCGTCCATGTTCGCCTCGACCAGCCGCTTGAACTCGAACATCACGCGCGCACGACGCTGCGGGTTGGTCGCGGCCCAGGCCGGCTGCGCCTTCTGCGCGGCGGCGACCGCGCGCTCCAGATCCGCCGCACCCGACAGGCGAACCCGCGCCTGCACTTCGCCCGAATTCGGGTCGAACACGTCACCGAAGCGCTCGGCGGTGCTGGCCGCACCGCTCACGAAATTCTCGATCGTCCGCATGGCATCCTCTTCTCGTTGTCCGCACCGTCGGCCATAAGCGTTTCGCAGCCAAGAGGGGCTGTTTGCAGATTCGCTCTGCGAATATGCAGCACGGGATGAGCCGTTCATGGGCCAGGTTTAATGGATTGGGACGACGTCCGGTATTTCCTGGCCCTGGCGCGCACGCACCGGCTCGGACCCGCCGCGAAACTGCTCGGACAGGACGCGACGACGGTTTCGCGGCGGCTGCAACGCCTGGAGCGACGCCTCCAGACGACGTTGTTCGAGCAGACCGTTGCCGGCTACGCGCTGACCGAGCGGGGCGCTGCGCTGTTGGAGCATGCCGAGACGATGGAGGCGTCGGCGCTCGGGATCCAGGAAGTGGTCGGCAATGACGCGGGCGTGCTCGCCGGCCCGATCCGGTTGAGCGTTTCGGAAGGGTTCGGCAGCCGCATCCTCGCCCCGCGCCTCGCGTCGTTCACCAACCAGCATCCGCGGATCGCCGTCGACCTGATCGCCTCGACCGGGTTCCTCAATCCGTCGCGACGCGAGGCGGACATTGCGGTGATGCTGGCACGCCCGAAGAGCGGCCCGCTGGTCGCGCGCAAACTCACCGACTATCACCTCGGCCTCTACGCGCATCCGGATCATCTCGCCAGGATGGGGCCGATCGCGACCACCGCGGACCTGATGCGCCACCGCCTGATTGGCTATGTGCCGGACATGATCTACGCGCCCGAGCTTCGGTATCTGGCGGAGATCGACGGTCGCCTCGACGCCTCGATCCGCAGTTCGAGCATCGTCGCACAGGCCGAGCTGATCGCGGCCGGCGCGGGGTGCGGCATCCTGCCCTGCTTCATCGGCGACCGCGTGCCCGGGTTGATCCGCGTCCTGCCCGAAGCCGTGGACATCCAGCGCTCGTTCTGGCTCGTCGTCCACCGCGACGTCCGCCGGATCGCGCGGATCGACCGGTTCATCGCGTGGCTGGACGCGACGGTAGGCGAGCTGAAGCCGCTGATGCTCGGCGCCACGCCGCGCGCGATTGCCGCTCCCGACTGAGGGTCCTATAGATCGATGTTGCACGGCAGCATCGCCGACCCGGAGCACCGCGTTGATCCCCAAACTCTATCACCAGATGATCGACGCGATCGGCGATGGCACCGGCCTGCCCGACATCATCCTTCACATCCATGCCGGCATGGCCCTGCTGATGATTGCGCGACTGGTAACGCGGCGGTCGTTCGGGACGTTCATTCCGTGGTGGGTGGTGGTCGCGGGCGAGGCGTTCAACGAGATCATGGACCGGCTGAACTTCGGGTCGTGGCGGTGGGAGGATACCTCGCTGGATATCATCAACACGCTGCTGTGGCCGACGGTGATCTGCCTTGGCGTGCGCTTGCGCCCGATGATCGCGCAGCGGACGAAGGCCGAGCCGGTTGCAATCGAGATTGGAGCTGGCGAGACCGCAGCTGTCGAACCCGTTTGATACCCTGCACGCTGCGTAGCCCATCATCCTGACGAAAGTCAGGATCCAGAGCCGTCAAGGACAACGCCCGTGACCCTCGGCCCTGGCTTTCGTCAGGGTGACGGAGGCAGGGATAGTCTCACCCCAGCGCGATATAGCGTTGCAGGTGATAATCCTCGTCGCCAAGCTGGTGGTCGATCATCACCAGCCGTTTGGCGTAGTGCGACACCGCATATTCCCACGTCATCCCGATCCCGCCGTGCAGCTGGATCGACTCCTCGGCGACCAGCGCGCCGGTCCGACCAATCGTGTATTTCGCTGCCGCCAGCGCCCGGTCGCGCGCCGTCGCATCGTCGCCGTCGAACGCCGACGCCGCGTTGATCACCGCCGACTGCGCCTGCTCGATCTCCAGCAACACCGTCGCCATGCGGTGCTGGAGCGCCTGGAACTTGCCGATCGGCACGCCGAACTGTTTCCGATCGCGGAGGTAACCGAGCGTCGCCTCCTTGACGAATTCCATCGCGCCGAGCGCTTCGGCCGACAGCGCGAGCAACCCGGCACCGACCGCCGCATCGACGATCGCCTGCCCCTGCCCTTCGCCGCCGACGCGCGCGTCCGCGCCTAGCGTCACACCATCGAACGTCACGTCGCCCGCGCCACCGCCTTCGACGACGTTGTAGCTGCGGACCGACATCCCGGCCGCATCCGCGGGCACGAGGAACACGAGCGGCTCGTCCTGTTCGACCACCACGACGAAGACCGACGCCGCACCAGCCTGCGCAACGACCGCCTTGGTCCCGCTGAGCGTCCAGCCGTCGCCGCTCTTCGTCGCGGTCACCGGCGTCGCACCGTCCTCCTGCGCGAACGCGGCGATCGTCTCGCCGGACACGATCCCGGCGAGCGTTTCGTCATGCCGACCGCCCGCGGCGAGCGCGCGGCCCGCCATCAGCGCACCCAGGAACGGCTCGACCACCAGCGCGCGGCCGAGCGCCTCGAACACTACCATGATGTCGAACCCGCTGCCGCCGAAGCCGCCCGCCGCCTCGTCGAACAGCGCCGAGACGATGCCGAGCTCGTTCAACTGCTTCCAGACCGTCGGGTCGTACCCCGCGTCGCTGTACGCGCCCGCATTGCGCGTATCGATCGGATAGCCGTCGCGCAGCGCGCGGACGAGCGTATCGGCCAGCATGCGGCGATCATCGGTGTGGTCGAAGTTCATGTGCTCAGAGACCCAGAATGGCTTTGGAGATGATGTTCTTCTGGATCTCGTTCGACCCGCCGAAGATCGACAGTTTGCGGTTATTGAAATAGCTCGGTGCCGCCATCGCCGCATCCTCGGGGCCGACATCCTCGCCGTTCCACCCGGCCTCCAGCGCCTCGGGAATGTACGGCGCGGCATAAGAGCCATAAGCGCGCCGCGTCAGCGCAGTGATCTCCTGGCGGATCTCGGTCCCCTTGATCTTGAGCATCGAGCTTTCCGCCCCCGGCGCGCCGCCGCCCGCCACCGCGGCCAGCACGCGGAGATTGGTCGTCTGCATGTTGGCGAGGTCGATCTCGACCCGCGCCATCCGTGCCGCGAACAGCGGATCGTCGGCCAGCGCACGCCCGCCCTTCTTCTGCGACTGCGCGACCTCCTTCAGCCGCTCGAACGACGCAATCGAGAAGCCGACGCCCGCGATGTTGGTCCGCTCGTAGGTCAGCAGATACTTGGCGTAGGTCCAGCCCTGGTTCTCTTCGCCGACGAGGTTGGCGACAGGCACCTCGACGTCGGTGAAGAACACCTCGTTCACCTCCTGCTCGCCGTCGATCAGCGTGATCGGGCGGACTTCGATGCCGGGCGACTTCATGTCGATCAGCAGGAAGCTGATGCCCTCCTGCTTCTTGGCGGTCGCATCGGTGCGGACGAGGCAGAAAATCATGTCGGCATGCTGGCCGAGCGTCGTCCACGTCTTCTGGCCGTTGACGACATAGACGTCGCCGTTCCGGACGGCGGTCGTCTTGAGGCCCGCGAGATCGGACCCTGCGCCCGGCTCGGAATAGCCCTGGCACCACCAGTCAGAGCCGTCGAGAATGCGCGGCAGCCACTGCGCCTTCTGCTCCTCGGAGCCATATTTGATCAGCACCGGCCCAAGCATATTTACGCCGAACGGAACGACGCGGGGCGCGTGGGCAAGCGCCGATTCGTTGTCGAAGATAAAGCGCTGAATCACGCTCCAGCCGGGACCGCCCCATTGTTCGGGCCAGTGATTGGCGAGCCAGCCGCGTTCGTTGAGGATCGCGTGCCATTCCTCCATGTCCGCCTTGCGCAGGCGCTTGCCTTCGCGGACCAGCGTCGAGAGGCGCGCGGGGAGTTTGTCGCGGAAGAACGCGCGGACTTCGTCGCGGAACGATTCTTCCTCGGGCGTGAAGCTGAGATCCATGGCCATGTGCTCCTGATGTTGGAGTCCATGTGCCACAGTCGAACGCGAAATTGAAGGACCGGTATGGTCTAAATCGCATGGATCTTGAAGCAAGGTGCCGCAGGTTAATTCGGACGGTATCACCGCCGCCCATGTCATCCTGACGAACGTCGGGACCCGGAGCCAGAAGCGTTAGCGCCTGTTACCCTGGGTCCTGACGTTCGTCAGGAGGACGGCGTGAGGCAGATCAGAACCGGAAGCTCAGCCACCCCGCGCCGAAGTTGGTGCCCTTATACCCGGCATTGGTCAGCGCATCGCCCGCCTTGAAATGCTCGAGCCGGCCGGTAAACGACAACCGCGGCGTTATCGACCATACCGCCTGCAAACGCGCCGCCTGCCCGATCTCGCGGCCGCCGACGTTCTGCGTGCCCAGATACGGCGTCCCGTTCGAGCGATAGACCGCATCGTTCAACGTCGCGCGCCACATGAACTCGTATTCCGCCGTCACCCGCACTTTGGCGATCGGTTGGAACGAGACGTTCGGCGCCGCGTCGATATAGTTGATCGGCCCGACGAACACGCCGTAGGTGTAATAGATGTTATTGCCGAACGGCGAGAACGACGTCCGCAGCGGCTTGGTCGGGTCGAACGCATCGCCACCACTGCCGTAATCCCCGCGCAGGCCCACGCGCGGCGCGGACTTGTCCTTGCCGAGACGGTAGGTCTGTGCGGCGAACACCTGCCACGCCTTGATCGGACGGCCGTTGAAATTCCCCTCCTCGCGCGTGACGGTGTAATCCACCGTCAGCGGCCCCGCGGTGCCCCACAGCCGCCCGCCATAATAAATGCGCTCCTCGACGCCGCGCCGCTGACCCCAGATCTGGTCGCGACTGCGCAGCCGCCACAGCAGGGGGTCGAAGAACAGCTTCGATCCGCCGAACAGCTTTTCGGGAAGGACGACGCCCAGGCTGATGCCGCTGAACCTCGTATCCTTGTCGGTCTTGTCGTCCGACAGCCCCTCGGTGCCGTAATTCACGAAGTTGAAGTCGAACACGTCGGCGCGCAGCGTCTTGCCCTTCGCCCAGGCGCGGACGCCGTCGAGCACGAACATAACGGCATTATTGTCGCGCGCCGAGACGAGCAGGCTGATGCCATCGGTGAACTCCTGCCGGCCACCGCGCACGCCAACCTCGACATTGCCGACCTTGCCGTAAACGTCGGCAAAGGCCTGTTGCAGGAACAGGTCGTTGCGCTGCGTTCCCGCAACCGCGCCGGTGTTGACGCCGCCGACCGTCCCGTTGGCGAGCTCGCCGAACACGCGGAAATGATCGCCGAGATGCAGGTCCGCGCCGCCGACCACGCGGAGGATGTCGAGCCGCTGCGCGTCCGTCTCGACCAGCCCCTGGTTGCTGGTGAAATTCACGCGCGCGCGGATTTCGCCGCTGAGCGTCAGATAGCTGTTAGACCCGGAATCGATCGAGATATATTTCAACGAATCCAGCGGATCGTCTCGCTTCGCGGGATCCTTGTACTTGCTCCAGTCCTCCGCCCAGCGCGAGATGTTGTAGCCGCCAGTCGTCGCGCCGTACCCCTCGGCCTCGGCCGGATAGCCCGAATCTTTCTCGGCGGTTGGCGTGCCGGCGGGCTTTGCGCCCTTGTCCGCATTGACGGGGACGTTCGCCGCAGTCGGGTCGGTCTGCGCAGAGCCGCCCTGCGCCGGACTGCCAGTCTGCGCGAAGGCGGGGCATGCGATTACGATGGCGAGCGCACAAACGCTACTACCCATGAAAACTCGGGTCATTGGGAACACCTTGGTTCAGTAAGACGCCGTCCGTCCGCCGTATGGCGAACGGACGGCTTCAGGTCAGGCAGCGACGGGGGGGATCGCCGCAGGCACGAACTCGGGCAGCTTGCCCGATAGCGCGGCGTCGAGCTTGTCGCGGTCAAGCGCACCTTCCCAGCGGGCGACGACGATCGTCGCGACCGCGTTGCCGATGAAGTTGGTGAGGCTGCGGCACTCGCTCATGAAGCGATCGACGCCGAGGATCAGCGCCATCCCGGCGATCGGCACGGTCGGTACGATCGAAAGCGTGGCGGCCAGCGTGATGAAGCCCGCGCCAGTCACGCCCGCCGCACCCTTCGAAGAGATCATCGCGACGACCAGCAGCAGCAATTCCTGCCCGAGCGTCAGATGCGTGTTCGTCGCCTGCGCGATGAACAGCGCCGCCAGCGTCATGTAGATGTTGGTACCGTCGAGGTTGAACGAATAGCCGGTCGGCACGACCAGCCCGACGACCGACTTCTCGCAGCCCGCGGCCTCCATCTTCTGGATCAGGTTCGGAAGGGCCGCTTCAGACGACGAGGTACCGAGCACCAGCAGCAGTTCGGCCTTCAGATACTTGATCAGCTTGAAGATCGAGAAGCCCGTCAGGCGCGCAACGGTGCCGAGGACGACCACCACGAACAGCGCCGCGGTCAGATAGAAGGTCGCGACCAGCGCGCCGAGATTGGCAAGGCTGCCGATCCCGTATTTGCCGATCGTGAACGCGATCGCCCCGAACGCACCGAGCGGCGCTGCGCGCATCAGAATGCCGACCAGCTTGAAGACGATCAGGCTGAGGCGCTCGAGGAAGTTGAGCACCGGCTTGGCCGGCTCGCCGACCAGGCTCAGCGAAATGCCGAACAGGATCGCGACGAGCAGGATCTGGAGGATATTCCCTTCCGTGAACGCGCTGACCATCGTGTCCGGGATGATGCTCATCAGGAACCCGGTGATCGTCGTCTCATGCGCCTTCACGGTGAAGTCGGCGATGCCCTTGGTATCGAGCGAGGCTGCGTCGATGTTCATCCCCGCGCCCGGCTGGACGACGTTGGCAACGATGAAGCCGACGATCAGCGCAAGCGTCGAGAAGAACAGGAAATAGGCGAACGCCTTGCCGGCCACGCGGCCGACCGAGCCCAGTTCCTTCATGCCCGCGATACCCGTGACGAGCGTCAGGAAGATCACCGGGGCGATGATCATCTTCACCAGCTTGATGAACGCATCGCCGAGCGGCTTCAGCGCCGCGCCGTACGTCGGATAGAAATGCCCGAGCGCCGCACCCAGCGCGATCGCGATCAGCACCTGGATATAGAGCTGGCCGCTCCAGCGCTTGCGCGCCGGCGTTTCCGCGACGCCATATGTCTGGGATGGTAGGGTCAACATCGCCTCCTGAAAACCGTCGTCCACTGCAACGGGACGTTATGGCAACCGTAATGCCGGGCCGGACCGCGGACTACAAGACTGAGTCCAGCCATCCATAAAACGTTGGTTTTGCGGGGTTTGTGGCCATACCCGGTTTTCAGATGTGCGAAAAACGCCACTATTCAGCTGTAGCAGGAGGCGTTGGTGTGTGATAATCCGCACAAATGGCGCGGCTCAGATCCCCCCTTTTCATCACCGCGCTGGCGGTGCTGCTGGCGTTCGCGGCGCTCGGCATGGTCGTCGCGGGCGTCGCCTCGATCTATGGCCCGCGCGCGGTGGCGGACGCGACCGCAACGGTGCGGATGCGCGCGGTCCAGCAGACGCGCAGCAACCTCCGCCTGCTCGAGGCGGAGTTGCAGACCTACCGGCTGCTCCCGGTCATGCTCGGCGAATATCCGGATGTCCGGGCCGCACTCGCCTCGGGCACGGTCGATCCGGCGCTCAACACGAAGCTGGCACTGCTGGCGCAGCGGACCGGCGCCCCGGTGATCTACGCGCTCGATACGCACGGCATGACGATCGCCGCCTCGAACGCCGCACGCGCGGACAGCTTTCTCGGCCACGACTATCGCTATCGCGATTATTTCACCAAGGCGATGGCCTCGGGCGCGACCGAGTTCTTTGCGCTCGGCAGCGTCAGCGGGCGGCCCGGCCTGTATCTGTCACGACGCATCGACCGCGACGGGCGTCCGCTCGGCGTGGTCGTGGTGAAGGTCGAGTTCGGCAAGATCGCGCGCGCGTGGATCCAGGATATGATGGCGACCTTCGTCACCGATCCCGATGGCATCATCCTGATCTCGAGCGATCCGAAGCTCGAATTCAGGACGACGCGTACGCTGTCCCCTGCGCGTCGCGCGGCATTGATCGCGACACGCCAGTTCGGCACGTCGCCGCTCGCCCCGGCACCGCTGACGCTTCGCGGCGGCGTATGGCACGAGGGGGTGTCGCGGCTGCCCAACGGATCGCCCGCGATCGCGGTCTCGCTCCCGGTGCCGATTGCAGGCTGGCGGCTGGTGCATATGGAGCCGCTCGACGCCGCGTTGCGCGCCGCCGCGGCGCGCACGCGCTGGGCGACCGCGATCGCGGCGCTGCTGACGATCGCGGTGATCGTTGCCGCGTGGTGGCTCCACGAACGCCGCAAGCGCAACGCAGGTGCGCGCGCCGAACTCGAGGCCGAGGTCGCACGGCGCACCGCAGAGCTGCGCGCCACCGCCGACCGCCTCCAGATCGAGGTCGAACAGCGCGAGGCGTCCGACCAGCGCTTTCGCCAGGCGCGCGAGGAGCTGGCGCACGCCAACCGGGTCGGCTCGATCGGCACGATCACCGCCAGCGTCGCGCACGAGATCAACCAGCCGGTCGCCGCGATCCGCACCTTCGCCGACAACGCCGCCGCCTTCCTCGCGCGCGGCGAACCCGCACGCGCGGCGACCAATCTCCAGTCGATCGTCGATCTCACCAGCCGGATCGGCACGATCACCGCCGGCTTGCGCCGCTACGCACGACGTGGCGCAGGCTCAATCGGCCCGGTCGCACTCGACGAGGCCGTCGACGGCGTCCGCCTGCTGATCGGCGACCGCTTCCGCGCGAAGGGCGTGACGCTCGATCTGCCAACGGGTCCCGAGGCACGGCTGACCGTGATCGCCGGCCGCGTCCGGCTGGAGCAGGTCCTAGTCAACCTCCTCCAGAACGCACTCGACGCGGTGGCCGACCGGCGCGATGCCCGCGTCAGCGTCACGGTCGGCCGGAAGGGCCGCGACGTCGTGCTGACCGTTGCCGACAACGGCCCCGGCATCGCGCCCGCGATGGCCGACCACCTCTTCACCCCGTTCGAGACGAGCAAGAAGGACGGCCTTGGCCTGGGCCTCGGCATCGCGCGCGACATCATGACCGAGTTCGGCGGCACGCTCGACCTCGTCCCAGCCCCCGAAGGTGCGATCTTCCGCATGATCCTGGTAAAAGCATGACCGAGCAAGCCGTTCTCTTGGTCGATGACGACGACGTCCTGCGCGGCGCGCTCGAACAATCGTTCGAACTCGCCGGCATCGCGGTGATCGCCGAACGCGATCCGACCGTCGCGCTGGCGCGCGTGACCGCAGGGTTCGACGGCGCTGTGGTGTCCGACATCCGCATGCCGAAGATGGACGGGCTCGAGCTGTTCCGCCGGATCGCCGCGATCGACCACGAGATCCCGGTGCTGCTGATGACCGGGCACGGCGACGTCGCGATGGCGGTCGCTGCGCTCAAGAACGGCGCGTTCGACTTCATCCCGAAACCGTTCGCCACGGATCACCTCATCGCCGGCGCACGCCGCGCGCTCGAAATGCGCCGCCTCGTCCTCGACAACCGCCGCCTGCGCGCCGCCGCGGAAGAAACGATCGGCGCCGAACCGCTCATCGGCGAGACCCCCGTCATGGTCCGCCTCCGCGACACCATGCGCCAGATCGCCCAAGCCGATATCGACGTGCTGGTCGAGGGCGAGACCGGCACCGGCAAGGAGCTCGTCGCCGTCCTCCTCCACCGCTGGAGCAACCGCCGCTCGCGGCCCTTCGTCGCGGTCAACTGCGCCGCGCTGCCCGAGGCGGTCGCCGAGATCGAGCTGTTCGGCCATGACGGAGACTCGCGGCTGCCGCGCACCGGGCGGATCGAGGCATCGAACCGCGGCACGCTCTTCCTCGACGAGATCGAAAGCACGCTGCCGGCGTTCCAGGCGAAACTGCTACGGGTGCTGGAGGAACGCGAGGTGATGCCCGTCGGCGGCGACCTGCCACGCGCGCTCGACCTCCGCGTGATTGCCGCCGCCAAGCCCGGCCTCGAACAAGCCGTCGAGGACGGTCGCTTCCGCGCCGACCTGCTGTTCCGCCTCGACGCGGTCCGCCTCCGCATCCCGCCGTTGCGCGAACGCCGCGACGACATTCCGCTATTGTTCGGCCATCTGCTCCATCAGGCGGCAGAGCGGTTCGGCCGCGACGTGCCGACCATCGACACCGCCACGCTCGCCTATCTCGGGCAGCACGACTGGCCCGGCAACGTCCGCGAACTCGACAACCTCGCCAAACGCCTCGTGCTCCGCGTCAAAGCGGACGAACCCGCGGACGAAGACAGCGACATCCCCCTCCCCGCGCGCGTCGACAAGTTCGAGGAAGCGACGATCCGCGCCACGCTGCAACAGGTCAGCGGCGACGTCCGCTCGGCGCTGGCGGCGCTCGGCATCCCGCGGAAAACCTTCTACGACAAGCTCAAGCGCCACGACATCGACGTCGAAGCGTACCGCCCGACCAAGTCCCAACCGTCATCCTGACGAAAGTCAGGATCCAGAGCCAAAAAGGGCTGCCCTCCGCAACCCTGGATCCTGACTTTCGTCAGGATGACGGGCGTATGGAGGCAGTGCGGCGTGTCAGGTCGGAATAACCGGCACCACCCCGCCCTGCCGCGTGGCCACGAACTTCGCGAGCGGCGGCCCGATCACCAAAACCCCGAGAAACCGCAGCACCTGAAGCGCCATCACGAACGGCACATCCACCGGACTCGACGCCGCGATGATCGCCACCGAGTCCATCCCGCCCGGGCTCGTCGCGAGATAGGCGGTAACCGGATCGATCCCCCACCAGCGCGTCAACGCCGCCGCGATCCCGCCGCAGAACGCGATCAGCAGCGCCACCGACAGCAGGATCCGCGGCATCGCCTTGCCCGCCACGAGCACCGTATCGCGCGTGAACGACAGCCCGATCTTCCACCCGACCACCGCATAGCTGATCGCGAGCAGCCACTGCGGCAGCACCGGCTGCGCGACCCCGGTAACGTTCAGCGCCGCGCCCGCGATCAGCGACCCGAGCAACGCCCCCGCCGGCAGCTTCAACGCGACACCAACCCCCGCACCAACACCGGCAATCGCGATCGTCCGCAGCACGGCGATCGGATCGACGGCCGCGAACCACGTCGCGGCGACGTGATGCCCGCTCCCGCCACCGACCATCACCGCGGCCAGCACCGAGGCGACCACCGCAACGCACACGACGCGCGTGTACGTCATCACCGCGACCAGCCGCGAGTCCGCGCCATACGCCTGCGCCATCAAGACCATCGCGCTCGCAGCCCCCGGCGTCGATCCCCACACCGCGACGGTGCCCGGCAATACCTGCCACCGGCTCAGCAGATAGCCGAGCACGCTGCTCGCCGCGAGTGTGACGCCGTTGACCATCAGAAACACCGGCCAGTGATCCGCCACCGTCGCGACGATCCCCGTCGTGATCGACCCCGCGATCAGCGTCCCCACCGCCGCCTGCGCGCCGCGAAACGCTGAGGTGGGCACGCTCAGCGACCAGCCGCGCACCGCAAGCACCACCGCCGCGATCATGGGCCCGAGCAACAGCCCCGCGGGCAATCCGACCAGTTCCAGCACTGCCGCAATCACCGCCGACAGCGCGATCAAGACGGTCCAGCGCCCGATCAAGACTTGGTCGCGAACCAGATCACGTGCCGAGCGCCACCCTTGCGCGTGGCGCGCGCGATAACCTCGTCGACCGCGAAGCCGGCCTCGTCGAGCCGCTTGGCAAACGGC from Sphingomonas sp. HMP9 encodes:
- a CDS encoding GIY-YIG nuclease family protein, whose translation is MARQPAVYIMASWRNGTLYIGVTSDLMARIVQHREGMFDGFTKRYAVNRLVWFAMADTMDAAITREKQLKVWKRSWKITLIETENPTWRDLAEDWGFDPMPTPTPSS
- a CDS encoding CoA-acylating methylmalonate-semialdehyde dehydrogenase, with translation MRTIENFVSGAASTAERFGDVFDPNSGEVQARVRLSGAADLERAVAAAQKAQPAWAATNPQRRARVMFEFKRLVEANMDELARMLSSEHGKVIADSKGDIQRGLEVIEFCCGIPHILKGEYTQGAGPGIDVYSMRQPLGIGAGITPFNFPAMIPLWMSGVAIATGNAFILKPSERDPSVPVRLGELFVEAGLPEGIFQVVHGDKEMVDAILDHPAIAAVSFVGSSDIAHYVYRRGVEAGKRVQAMGGAKNHGIVMPDADLDQVVADLSGAAFGSAGERCMALPVVVPVGEKTAIALREKLIPAIAALRVGVSTDNDAHYGPVVNAAHHTRIENWIQTGVDEGAELVVDGRGFALQGHEKGFFIGPSLFDHVTTEMSAYKEEIFGPVLQIVRAADFEEAVRLPSEHQYGNGVAIFTRNGHAAREFAARVNVGMVGINVPIPVPVAYHTFGGWKRSAFGDTNQHGMEGVKFWTKVKTITQRWPDGSALPAMAEDGGPARNNDAFVIPTMG
- a CDS encoding LysR family transcriptional regulator — encoded protein: MDWDDVRYFLALARTHRLGPAAKLLGQDATTVSRRLQRLERRLQTTLFEQTVAGYALTERGAALLEHAETMEASALGIQEVVGNDAGVLAGPIRLSVSEGFGSRILAPRLASFTNQHPRIAVDLIASTGFLNPSRREADIAVMLARPKSGPLVARKLTDYHLGLYAHPDHLARMGPIATTADLMRHRLIGYVPDMIYAPELRYLAEIDGRLDASIRSSSIVAQAELIAAGAGCGILPCFIGDRVPGLIRVLPEAVDIQRSFWLVVHRDVRRIARIDRFIAWLDATVGELKPLMLGATPRAIAAPD
- a CDS encoding acyl-CoA dehydrogenase family protein; protein product: MNFDHTDDRRMLADTLVRALRDGYPIDTRNAGAYSDAGYDPTVWKQLNELGIVSALFDEAAGGFGGSGFDIMVVFEALGRALVVEPFLGALMAGRALAAGGRHDETLAGIVSGETIAAFAQEDGATPVTATKSGDGWTLSGTKAVVAQAGAASVFVVVVEQDEPLVFLVPADAAGMSVRSYNVVEGGGAGDVTFDGVTLGADARVGGEGQGQAIVDAAVGAGLLALSAEALGAMEFVKEATLGYLRDRKQFGVPIGKFQALQHRMATVLLEIEQAQSAVINAASAFDGDDATARDRALAAAKYTIGRTGALVAEESIQLHGGIGMTWEYAVSHYAKRLVMIDHQLGDEDYHLQRYIALG
- a CDS encoding acyl-CoA dehydrogenase family protein, yielding MDLSFTPEEESFRDEVRAFFRDKLPARLSTLVREGKRLRKADMEEWHAILNERGWLANHWPEQWGGPGWSVIQRFIFDNESALAHAPRVVPFGVNMLGPVLIKYGSEEQKAQWLPRILDGSDWWCQGYSEPGAGSDLAGLKTTAVRNGDVYVVNGQKTWTTLGQHADMIFCLVRTDATAKKQEGISFLLIDMKSPGIEVRPITLIDGEQEVNEVFFTDVEVPVANLVGEENQGWTYAKYLLTYERTNIAGVGFSIASFERLKEVAQSQKKGGRALADDPLFAARMARVEIDLANMQTTNLRVLAAVAGGGAPGAESSMLKIKGTEIRQEITALTRRAYGSYAAPYIPEALEAGWNGEDVGPEDAAMAAPSYFNNRKLSIFGGSNEIQKNIISKAILGL